The genomic stretch CTCAGCCAGTCGCCGTACAGGGGCACGATGAGGTCGCTTCTTTGACCATCGCCTTCAATCAGATGATCACCGATCTGGAGAGGTCCAGGGAAGAGGTGCAGCGCTACCATGAGCATCTGGAGGGGATGGTCCAGGATCGGACGGAGGCGCTCAACAGGGCCAACAACGAGCTGGTTGAGATCAACGTCACTCTCAAGTCGGCAAATGAGAAGCTCCTGGAACTGGATAAACTGAAGTCAAACTTCCTGGGCATCGCCACCCACGAATTGAAGACCCCCCTCGCAGTTGTGGAAGGTTACCTTGATTCCCTCAAGGACGGTTTTGCCGGCGACCTGTCGGAAACCCAACTCGGGGTGGTAAACGAGACCCTGCATTCATGCGGACGCATGGGTGACCTGATAAGCGACATGCTCGATTTGACAAAGATCGAGGCGGGCAAGATGCCCATTGAAAAGAGGACGGTACCCATTATCCGGCCCGTGGAAAAAGTAGTCGGGCAGATGGTACCCCTCGTACAGAAGAAAAAGCTGACGTTGGATGTCGTGGACGAGAACATGGGAGTTACAGCCGTTTTCGATGAGGACAGGATTATCCAGGTACTCGTCAACCTGATCGGAAACGCCGTCAAGTTTACCCCCGAGGGGGGTACTATCAGAGTCTATGCGGAACCTCACCCTGAAATGCAGCCGCCGGTCGTCGCTGTCTCGGTCATGGATACCGGGATCGGGATCAGTTCGGATGAACTGCCCCACGTTTTCGAGGAGTTCGCACAGGTCGGGCCTCCCGGGAAGGAGGAGGGGACCGGTCTCGGGCTTGCTATATGCAAGAGGATCGTTATTGCCCACGGCGGCGAGATATGGGCCGAGAGCAAGCTTGGCCGGGGAAGCAGGTTTACGTTTACCATCCCGCTGGGTTAAAATGGGGAGCGGCCTAGCGGGAACCGCCTCTACGCGTACATCGATGCCATGGCCCCGCTGGAAGCCATGGCATCCACTATCTTCCTGAGGACGGCGACCACCTCGGGGTCGAACTGGGTTCCCACGCAGTTTTCCATCTCCTTCATTGCCGCGTCGAGACTGAGAGGATCACGGTAGGGCCGCTTTGTAGTCATAGCGTCGAAGGCGTCTGCGGCGGCCAGAATTCTCGCCTCCAGGAGAATTTGGTCAGACCGGTAACCGTTGGGATATCCCTTCCCATCGGGCCTCTCGTGGTGCTGAAGTACGGCCAGTTTGACCGTTTCATTAAAATCGATGGGTTGAAGGATACGATAGCCCACGTCAGGGTGGATCTGGATTTTCCGATATTCATCCGGGTTAAGACCGGTCGGCTTGTTTAGAATGGCGAGTTCCACGGTTATTTTCCCTATATCGTGAAGAACCCCGGCCTGCTGGATAATCT from Deltaproteobacteria bacterium encodes the following:
- a CDS encoding HAMP domain-containing protein; the protein is MFNPIEWIRSSIRRKAIIGLLVILLSAVFLTGLSIVSQARKFIILEAQRRASSVARFVGNNLGATVVSYNDSAKIKLAMDSICADSSILYATFFDEKGNILASSCSKGRDLGSGSLPLSELYDLPEGGNRFHLYGDVLEVYRRVTLKAGGEKSFLLLGLNVSEVRAVTSKITRLIAVNAFIVYIISLLVLIVAVNRFAEPLETLTDGIRDVGEGRTPQPVAVQGHDEVASLTIAFNQMITDLERSREEVQRYHEHLEGMVQDRTEALNRANNELVEINVTLKSANEKLLELDKLKSNFLGIATHELKTPLAVVEGYLDSLKDGFAGDLSETQLGVVNETLHSCGRMGDLISDMLDLTKIEAGKMPIEKRTVPIIRPVEKVVGQMVPLVQKKKLTLDVVDENMGVTAVFDEDRIIQVLVNLIGNAVKFTPEGGTIRVYAEPHPEMQPPVVAVSVMDTGIGISSDELPHVFEEFAQVGPPGKEEGTGLGLAICKRIVIAHGGEIWAESKLGRGSRFTFTIPLG